In Chanodichthys erythropterus isolate Z2021 chromosome 7, ASM2448905v1, whole genome shotgun sequence, a genomic segment contains:
- the selenoo1 gene encoding selenoprotein O1 isoform X1, whose amino-acid sequence MASAGARLTRLYISCPGVILLRSLSNAAMDDMGISTSRSCFERLQFDNVALKQLPLDPSTEPGVRQVRGACFSRVQPTPLKNPKFVAVSGPALALLGLDAEEVLKDPLGPEYLSGSKVMPGSEPAAHCYCGHQFGQFAGQLGDGAACYLGEVKAPVDQSPELLHENPTGRWEIQVKGAGLTPYSRQADGRKVLRSSIRELLCSEAVFALGVPTTRAGSVVTSDSRVMRDIFYDGNPRMERCSVVLRIAPSFIRFGSFEIFKRADEFTGRQGPSYGHNEIRTQMLDYVIMNFYPEIQQNHSDRTERNTAFFREVTLRTAKLVAQWQCVGFCHGVLNTDNMSILGLTLDYGPFGFMDRFDPDFICNASDNSGRYSYQAQPAICRWNLARLAEALEPDLPPDQAKQVLDEYLPLYNGFYMSNMRKKLGLLRKEEPEDEMLITELMQTMHNTGADFTNTFRSLSQISCPTAGEDESEAIKQATELLLQQCASLEELKAANKPTMDPRELAMLLSMAQSNPALFQMISDRKTVALQLERLSRLKELLDTTAEQLCAKQNEDWSCWIKKYRQRLAHEFESGVDVEDLQKERVCVMNNNNPHVVLRNYIAQNAIEAAENGDFSEVQRVLKVLEKPFSVQEGLEQPGLVARGGATAPGERDETGEEGNTSEAEARVLVPYDSKPPIWANEICVTUSS is encoded by the exons ATGGCTTCTGCTGGAGCCCGTTTAACACGGCTTTATATCTCATGTCCCGGTGTTATTTTACTTAGATCACTGTCAAATGCGGCAATGGACGACATGGGTATTAGCACGAGCCGCTCTTGCTTTGAACGACTGCAGTTCGACAATGTTGCTCTTAAACAACTTCCACTGGACCCGTCCACCGAGCCAGGAGTCCGACAGGTCCGGGGGGCCTGCTTCTCTAGAGTTCAACCCACCCCTCTAAAGAACCCAAAGTTTGTGGCAGTTTCAGGTCCAGCTCTGGCACTTCTGGGTCTTGATGCTGAGGAGGTTCTGAAGGATCCACTGGGCCCAGAGTATCTCAGTGGGTCTAAAGTGATGCCAGGATCAGAACCTGCTGCCCATTGTTACTGCGGACACCAGTTTGGACAGTTTGCAGGACAGCTTGGTGATGGAGCTGCATGTTATCTGGGAGAAGTGAAAGCCCCAGTGGATCAGAGCCCTGAATTACTGCATGAGAATCCCACTGGACGCTGGGAGATCCAGGTGAAGGGTGCCGGCCTGACACCATACTCTAG ACAGGCAGATGGGCGGAAGGTTTTGCGCTCCAGCATACGTGAGTTGCTGTGCAGCGAGGCGGTTTTTGCCTTGGGAGTGCCGACCACGAGAGCTGGATCAGTAGTGACGTCAGATTCACGAGTCATGAGGGATATCTTCTACGATGGCAATCCACGCATGGAAAGATGCTCTGTGGTCTTGCGCATTGCTCCCAGTTTTATTAG GTTTGGATCATTTGAGATCTTCAAACGAGCTGATGAGTTCACTGGCCGGCAAGGTCCCAGCTATGGCCACAATGAGATCAGAACTCAGATGCTGGATTATGTCATTATGAACTTCTACCCAGAGATCCAACAGAATCACTCAGACCGCACTGAGAGGAATACTGCTTTCTTCAGAGAG GTGACTTTACGAACAGCAAAGCTGGTGGCTCAGTGGCAGTGTGTGGGTTTCTGTCATGGAGTCCTCAATACTGATAACATGAGCATCCTGGGCCTGACTTTGGACTATGGCCCTTTTGGCTTCATGGATCG TTTTGACCCAGATTTCATCTGTAATGCTTCTGATAATTCAGGCCGGTATTCTTACCAGGCCCAACCAGCCATCTGCCGCTGGAATTTAGCTCGGCTAGCTGAAGCCCTGGAGCCTGATCTACCTCCAGACCAGGCCAAACAGGTACTGGATGAGTACCTGCCACTCTACAATGGGTTCTATATGAGCAATATGAGGAAGAAACTGGGTCTGCTGAGGAAGGAGGAACCAGAGGATGAGATGCTCATCACAGAACTTATGCAGACCATGCATAACACGG gTGCGGACTTCACCAACACTTTCCGCAGCTTGAGTCAGATTTCCTGCCCAACAGCAGGGGAAGATGAAAGTGAGGCTATAAAACAAGCCACAGAGCTACTCCTGCAGCAGTGTGCCTCTCTAGAGGAGCTGAAGGCAGCGAACAAACCCACCATGGATCCACG TGAGCTTGCAATGCTGCTGTCCATGGCTCAGAGTAACCCTGCACTGTTCCAGATGATTTCGGACAGAAAGACAGTCGCCCTGCAGCTTGAAAGACTCTCAAGACTGAAGGAGCTTCTGGACACTACCGCAGAACAACTGTGTGCCAAGCAGAATGAAGACTGGTCCTGCTGGATCAAAAAATATAG GCAGCGGCTTGCTCATGAATTTGAGTCAGGTGTTGATGTGGAAGATCTACAGaaggagagagtgtgtgtgatgaACAACAACAACCCACATGTGGTGCTCAGAAACTACATTGCCCAGAATGCAATAGAGGCAGCTGAAAATGGTGACTTCTCAGAG GTTCAGAGAGTTCTGAAAGTGTTGGAAAAGCCGTTCTCTGTGCAGGAAGGTCTTGAACAGCCAGGCTTAGTGGCAAGAGGGGGAGCCACAGCTCCAGGGGAGAGAGATGAGACCGGAGAAGAAGGGAATACTTCAGAAGCAGAGGCTCGAGTTCTTGTTCCATATGACAGCAAGCCCCCCATCTGGGCCAATGAGATCTGTGTCACCTGATCATCATAA
- the selenoo1 gene encoding selenoprotein O1 isoform X2 has protein sequence MASAGARLTRLYISCPGVILLRSLSNAAMDDMGISTSRSCFERLQFDNVALKQLPLDPSTEPGVRQVRGACFSRVQPTPLKNPKFVAVSGPALALLGLDAEEVLKDPLGPEYLSGSKVMPGSEPAAHCYCGHQFGQFAGQLGDGAACYLGEVKAPVDQSPELLHENPTGRWEIQVKGAGLTPYSRQADGRKVLRSSIRELLCSEAVFALGVPTTRAGSVVTSDSRVMRDIFYDGNPRMERCSVVLRIAPSFIRFGSFEIFKRADEFTGRQGPSYGHNEIRTQMLDYVIMNFYPEIQQNHSDRTERNTAFFREVTLRTAKLVAQWQCVGFCHGVLNTDNMSILGLTLDYGPFGFMDRFDPDFICNASDNSGRYSYQAQPAICRWNLARLAEALEPDLPPDQAKQVLDEYLPLYNGFYMSNMRKKLGLLRKEEPEDEMLITELMQTMHNTGADFTNTFRSLSQISCPTAGEDESEAIKQATELLLQQCASLEELKAANKPTMDPRELAMLLSMAQSNPALFQMISDRKTVALQLERLSRLKELLDTTAEQLCAKQNEDWSCWIKKYRQRLAHEFESGVDVEDLQKERVCVMNNNNPHVVLRNYIAQNAIEAAENGDFSEVQRVLKVLEKPFSVQEGLEQPGLVARGGATAPGERDETGEEGNTSEAEARVLVPYDSKPPIWANEICVT, from the exons ATGGCTTCTGCTGGAGCCCGTTTAACACGGCTTTATATCTCATGTCCCGGTGTTATTTTACTTAGATCACTGTCAAATGCGGCAATGGACGACATGGGTATTAGCACGAGCCGCTCTTGCTTTGAACGACTGCAGTTCGACAATGTTGCTCTTAAACAACTTCCACTGGACCCGTCCACCGAGCCAGGAGTCCGACAGGTCCGGGGGGCCTGCTTCTCTAGAGTTCAACCCACCCCTCTAAAGAACCCAAAGTTTGTGGCAGTTTCAGGTCCAGCTCTGGCACTTCTGGGTCTTGATGCTGAGGAGGTTCTGAAGGATCCACTGGGCCCAGAGTATCTCAGTGGGTCTAAAGTGATGCCAGGATCAGAACCTGCTGCCCATTGTTACTGCGGACACCAGTTTGGACAGTTTGCAGGACAGCTTGGTGATGGAGCTGCATGTTATCTGGGAGAAGTGAAAGCCCCAGTGGATCAGAGCCCTGAATTACTGCATGAGAATCCCACTGGACGCTGGGAGATCCAGGTGAAGGGTGCCGGCCTGACACCATACTCTAG ACAGGCAGATGGGCGGAAGGTTTTGCGCTCCAGCATACGTGAGTTGCTGTGCAGCGAGGCGGTTTTTGCCTTGGGAGTGCCGACCACGAGAGCTGGATCAGTAGTGACGTCAGATTCACGAGTCATGAGGGATATCTTCTACGATGGCAATCCACGCATGGAAAGATGCTCTGTGGTCTTGCGCATTGCTCCCAGTTTTATTAG GTTTGGATCATTTGAGATCTTCAAACGAGCTGATGAGTTCACTGGCCGGCAAGGTCCCAGCTATGGCCACAATGAGATCAGAACTCAGATGCTGGATTATGTCATTATGAACTTCTACCCAGAGATCCAACAGAATCACTCAGACCGCACTGAGAGGAATACTGCTTTCTTCAGAGAG GTGACTTTACGAACAGCAAAGCTGGTGGCTCAGTGGCAGTGTGTGGGTTTCTGTCATGGAGTCCTCAATACTGATAACATGAGCATCCTGGGCCTGACTTTGGACTATGGCCCTTTTGGCTTCATGGATCG TTTTGACCCAGATTTCATCTGTAATGCTTCTGATAATTCAGGCCGGTATTCTTACCAGGCCCAACCAGCCATCTGCCGCTGGAATTTAGCTCGGCTAGCTGAAGCCCTGGAGCCTGATCTACCTCCAGACCAGGCCAAACAGGTACTGGATGAGTACCTGCCACTCTACAATGGGTTCTATATGAGCAATATGAGGAAGAAACTGGGTCTGCTGAGGAAGGAGGAACCAGAGGATGAGATGCTCATCACAGAACTTATGCAGACCATGCATAACACGG gTGCGGACTTCACCAACACTTTCCGCAGCTTGAGTCAGATTTCCTGCCCAACAGCAGGGGAAGATGAAAGTGAGGCTATAAAACAAGCCACAGAGCTACTCCTGCAGCAGTGTGCCTCTCTAGAGGAGCTGAAGGCAGCGAACAAACCCACCATGGATCCACG TGAGCTTGCAATGCTGCTGTCCATGGCTCAGAGTAACCCTGCACTGTTCCAGATGATTTCGGACAGAAAGACAGTCGCCCTGCAGCTTGAAAGACTCTCAAGACTGAAGGAGCTTCTGGACACTACCGCAGAACAACTGTGTGCCAAGCAGAATGAAGACTGGTCCTGCTGGATCAAAAAATATAG GCAGCGGCTTGCTCATGAATTTGAGTCAGGTGTTGATGTGGAAGATCTACAGaaggagagagtgtgtgtgatgaACAACAACAACCCACATGTGGTGCTCAGAAACTACATTGCCCAGAATGCAATAGAGGCAGCTGAAAATGGTGACTTCTCAGAG GTTCAGAGAGTTCTGAAAGTGTTGGAAAAGCCGTTCTCTGTGCAGGAAGGTCTTGAACAGCCAGGCTTAGTGGCAAGAGGGGGAGCCACAGCTCCAGGGGAGAGAGATGAGACCGGAGAAGAAGGGAATACTTCAGAAGCAGAGGCTCGAGTTCTTGTTCCATATGACAGCAAGCCCCCCATCTGGGCCAATGAGATCTGTGTCACCTGA
- the trabd gene encoding traB domain-containing protein isoform X1: MEQDNNSEDDSVGPAEDDTQPPFPLELSDSEAVEVLWQVRTQRRQAEPDLPDTVTRLSTPDGSIVYLVGTAHFSDSSKKDVATTIRAVQPDVVVVELCQYRVSMLKMDEKTLLKEAKDINLEKVQQAIKQNGVMSGLMQILLLKVSAHITEQLGMAPGGEFREAFKEAGKVPFCKFHLGDRPIPVTFKRAIAALSLWQKARLAWGLCFLSDPISKEDVEKCKQKDLLEQTMSEMIGEFPALHRTIVAERDIYLTHTLRQAARCVEAPPNAEKVPAVVVGVVGMGHVPGIERNWDKELNIHEIMSVAPPSRFSWVVRNVLKGAMWGLLGYACFRASKGVGRALLSLPTVQSLFENIRTPSV; the protein is encoded by the exons ATGGAACAGGACAACAACTCAGAG GATGACTCAGTTGGCCCAGCAGAAGATGACACACAACCTCCATTTCCTCTTGAACTTT cAGACTCTGAGGCAGTGGAAGTGTTGTGGCAGGTTCGTACCCAGCGCCGGCAGGCAGAGCCTGATCTTCCAGACACTGTGACGCGTCTCTCCACACCTGACGGCAGTATTGTGTACCTGGTTGGCACCGCTCACTTCAGCGACAGCAGCAAGAAAGATGTTGCCACT ACAATCCGAGCGGTCCAGCCTGATGTGGTGGTGGTGGAGCTGTGCCAGTACAGAGTATCCATGCTTAAAATGGATGAGAAAACGCTGCTAAAAGAAGCTAAAGACATCAACTTGGAGAAGGTCCAGCAGGCTATTAAGCAG AATGGAGTGATGTCTGGCCTCATGCAGATACTGCTGCTCAAAGTCTCAGCTCACATTACAGAACAGCTGGGCATGGCCCCTGGAGGAGAGTTTAGAGAAGCCTTTAAGGAG GCAGGAAAAGTGCCCTTCTGTAAATTTCATCTTGGGGATCGGCCCATTCCAGTAACCTTTAAGCGTGCAATAGCTGCTCTCAGCCTGTGGCAGAAGGCTCGTCTGGCCTGGGGCCTGTGCTTCCTCTCTGACCCCATCAG CAAGGAGGATGTAGAGAAGTGCAAACAAAAAGATCTTCTGGAACAGACCATGTCAGAGATGATCGGCGAGTTTCCAGCCCTCCACCGCACTATTGTTGCAGAACGAGACATctacctcacacacacacttagacAGGCAGCGCGCTGTGTGGAGGCGCCTCCTAATGCTGAGA AAGTGCCTGCTGTTGTTGTTGGAGTGGTTGGGATGGGTCATGTGCCTGGTATTGAGAGGAACTGGGATAAAGAGCTCAATATCCATGAGATCATGAG CGTGGCTCCACCATCTCGTTTCAGCTGGGTAGTACGGAACGTGTTGAAGGGAGCCATGTGGGGGCTTCTTGGTTATGCCTGCTTCCGTGCCAGCAAGGGTGTGGGGAGGGCGTTGCTCTCCTTACCAACTGTCCAATCGCTGTTTGAAAATATACGAACGCCTTCCGTTTGA
- the trabd gene encoding traB domain-containing protein isoform X2, with the protein MEQDNNSEDDSVGPAEDDTQPPFPLELYSEAVEVLWQVRTQRRQAEPDLPDTVTRLSTPDGSIVYLVGTAHFSDSSKKDVATTIRAVQPDVVVVELCQYRVSMLKMDEKTLLKEAKDINLEKVQQAIKQNGVMSGLMQILLLKVSAHITEQLGMAPGGEFREAFKEAGKVPFCKFHLGDRPIPVTFKRAIAALSLWQKARLAWGLCFLSDPISKEDVEKCKQKDLLEQTMSEMIGEFPALHRTIVAERDIYLTHTLRQAARCVEAPPNAEKVPAVVVGVVGMGHVPGIERNWDKELNIHEIMSVAPPSRFSWVVRNVLKGAMWGLLGYACFRASKGVGRALLSLPTVQSLFENIRTPSV; encoded by the exons ATGGAACAGGACAACAACTCAGAG GATGACTCAGTTGGCCCAGCAGAAGATGACACACAACCTCCATTTCCTCTTGAACTTT ACTCTGAGGCAGTGGAAGTGTTGTGGCAGGTTCGTACCCAGCGCCGGCAGGCAGAGCCTGATCTTCCAGACACTGTGACGCGTCTCTCCACACCTGACGGCAGTATTGTGTACCTGGTTGGCACCGCTCACTTCAGCGACAGCAGCAAGAAAGATGTTGCCACT ACAATCCGAGCGGTCCAGCCTGATGTGGTGGTGGTGGAGCTGTGCCAGTACAGAGTATCCATGCTTAAAATGGATGAGAAAACGCTGCTAAAAGAAGCTAAAGACATCAACTTGGAGAAGGTCCAGCAGGCTATTAAGCAG AATGGAGTGATGTCTGGCCTCATGCAGATACTGCTGCTCAAAGTCTCAGCTCACATTACAGAACAGCTGGGCATGGCCCCTGGAGGAGAGTTTAGAGAAGCCTTTAAGGAG GCAGGAAAAGTGCCCTTCTGTAAATTTCATCTTGGGGATCGGCCCATTCCAGTAACCTTTAAGCGTGCAATAGCTGCTCTCAGCCTGTGGCAGAAGGCTCGTCTGGCCTGGGGCCTGTGCTTCCTCTCTGACCCCATCAG CAAGGAGGATGTAGAGAAGTGCAAACAAAAAGATCTTCTGGAACAGACCATGTCAGAGATGATCGGCGAGTTTCCAGCCCTCCACCGCACTATTGTTGCAGAACGAGACATctacctcacacacacacttagacAGGCAGCGCGCTGTGTGGAGGCGCCTCCTAATGCTGAGA AAGTGCCTGCTGTTGTTGTTGGAGTGGTTGGGATGGGTCATGTGCCTGGTATTGAGAGGAACTGGGATAAAGAGCTCAATATCCATGAGATCATGAG CGTGGCTCCACCATCTCGTTTCAGCTGGGTAGTACGGAACGTGTTGAAGGGAGCCATGTGGGGGCTTCTTGGTTATGCCTGCTTCCGTGCCAGCAAGGGTGTGGGGAGGGCGTTGCTCTCCTTACCAACTGTCCAATCGCTGTTTGAAAATATACGAACGCCTTCCGTTTGA
- the panx2 gene encoding pannexin-2, which translates to MQNIFEQNLDMATALLAGEKLKELILPGSTQDEKGGVLAGLMVQLKLELPFDRVVTIGTVIIPILLVTLVFTRNFAEESIYCYTPHNFTRDQALYARGYCWTELRDAVPGVDPELRPSLFEHKFLPYALLAFAGIMYIPALGWEFLASTRLTSELNFLLQEIDNCYHRAAEGRAPKIEKQIQSKGPGITERERREIIENAEKEKSPEQNLFEKYLERRGQSNFLAKIYLARHLAIICLSSLPITYLSTYYARQKQNEFTCALGEPPDTSSIPELRLNVNCKLPAVQLQRIMAAVDIALLCTMNLIILVNLLHLFVVRKSNFVFDKLHKVGIKTRRRWQKSQFCDINILAMFCNENRDHIKSLNRLDFITNESDLMYDNVVRQLLAALAQSNHDATPTMRDSGIQTIDPNMDPSVIGVGELGGEPSVIKRPRKKIKWIPSSNPLPQSFKEPLTLTRLDSSIKADKPKPVRRKNVPDSIMAPLLDSKSTQHPPTSIATESNNIERKHTLNLSLDVHPYMLTIQKAKADTVNPEPPPVEHSLSNVYIEGPHTVVHVSSSLTEKKESPPLSTTTAFSTTTLSTTSYMNGGTASMPPPDSPKVKDPLNQGAEPESQSGPFSRNPSHPLLSIHHTLYEEDEEEQNRRDRLARPGELIAAGEC; encoded by the exons ATGCAGAACATCTTCGAGCAGAACTTGGACATGGCCACGGCTCTGCTTGCGGGTGAGAAGCTGAAGGAGTTGATCCTGCCAGGTTCCACGCAGGATGAGAAAGGCGGGGTTCTCGCAGGTCTCATGGTGCAACTCAAACTAGAGTTGCCCTTTGACCGGGTCGTCACCATAGGAACTGTCATCATCCCTATACTGCTGGTCACATTAGTTTTCACACGGAACTTTGCAG AGGAATCTATATATTGCTACACCCCACACAACTTCACACGAGACCAGGCCCTGTATGCCAGAGGTTACTGCTGGACAGAGCTTCGGGATGCTGTTCCTGGTGTCGACCCTGAACTTCGGCCTTCCCTGTTCGAGCACAAGTTTCTGCCTTACGCTCTGCTGGCCTTCGCAGGCATCATGTACATACCTGCCCTTGGATGGGAGTTCCTGGCCTCCACTCGCCTCACATCTGAGCTCAACTTCCTCCTTCAAGAGATTGACAACTGCTACCACAGGGCGGCTGAGGGTAGAGCGCCTAAGATTGAAAAGCAGATCCAGTCCAAGGGGCCAGGGATTACAGAACGTGAGCGACGGGAGATCATTGAGAATGCCGAGAAGGAGAAGAGCCCCGAGCAGAACCTGTTTGAGAAGTATCTTGAGCGCAGAGGGCAGAGTAACTTTCTGGCTAAGATATACCTGGCGCGACATTTAGCCATCATCTGCCTCAGCTCATTACCCATAACGTACCTGAGCACCTACTATGCCCGTCAGAAGCAGAACGAGTTCACTTGCGCGCTTGGCGAGCCGCCGGACACTAGCAGCATCCCTGAACTGCGACTGAACGTCAACTGCAAGCTACCTGCCGTGCAGCTCCAGCGCATTATGGCCGCAGTGGACATCGCTTTGCTGTGTACTATGAACCTCATTATCCTTGTGAACTTGCTGCATTTGTTTGTGGTACGTAAGTCCAATTTCGTTTTCGACAAGCTGCACAAAGTTGGCATTAAAACACGTCGGCGCTGGCAGAAGTCACAGTTTTGTGATATTAACATTCTGGCCATGTTCTGTAATGAGAACAGAGACCACATTAAGTCTCTCAACAGACTGGACTTTATCACGAATGAAAGTGACCTCATGTATGATAATGTGGTGCGGCAGCTGCTGGCAGCATTGGCTCAATCCAACCACGATGCCACTCCGACTATGAGAGACTCTGGTATCCAGACTATTGACCCCAATATGGACCCCTCAGTGATCGGTGTGGGAGAGCTGGGAGGAGAGCCCTCAGTAATCAAAAGACCCCGCAAGAAGATCAAGTGGATCCCCTCATCTAACCCTTTGCCACAGTCTTTTAAA GAACCCTTGACTCTAACCAGACTGGATAGTAGTATAAAGGCAGATAAACCTAAACCAGTCCGAAGGAAGAATGTTCCAGATAGCATTATGGCTCCACTTCTGGACAGCAAGAGCACACAACATCCTCCTACAAGCATAG CTACAGAATCAAACAATATAGAGAGGAAGCACACTCTTAACCTCTCGTTGGATGTTCATCCCTACATGCTAACCATCCAGAAAGCGAAAGCAGACACAGTCAACCCTGAACCTCCCCCTGTTGAGCACTCTCTCAGTAATGTATATATTGAGGGTCCACATACAGTTGTCCACGTCTCCTCTTCTCTTACTG AGAAAAAAGAGTCTCCTCCATTGTCCACCACCACTGCCTTCTCCACAACTACTCTCTCCACAACATCATATATGAATGGTGGAACGGCCAGCATGCCTCCTCCAGACTCCCCAAAGGTCAAAGATCCTCTCAACCAGGGGGCAGAGCCTGAGAGCCAGTCCGGGCCTTTTAGTCGAAACCCCTCACACCCGCTGCTGAGCATCCATCATACCTTGTATGAAGAAGACGAGGAGGAGCAAAACAGAAGGGACAGACTAGCTAGACCAGGCGAGTTGATTGCTGCTGGAGAGTGTTGA